DNA sequence from the Halobacterium sp. DL1 genome:
GGGCGGGGAGGGGCCAGCGACTGGCGTCGCCACAACCGACGCCGCCGCCGACGAGGAGGTCGGCGTCACCGGCTTCGAGGGCATCATCGACCTCGACCCCGGTGAGGTCACCGTCTATCAGGTGCCCTCGGTGCGCTCGGGCGGCAGCGACGTCGTAGACACGGAACGGCTCCGTGCCGCCGTTGCGGACGCCGACATTGTGCTCGCCGCGGGCGTCGAGGCTGTCGTCGCGCTCCGCAGGGTGGACACCGAACCCGGTGTGACCTTCGCCGCGGGCGAGGTCGCCGCCGAGGCCGCCAGCCGCGGCCAGCGAGTGGTCGTCGTCGCCGTCGCGGACCAGCTCGGCCGCGTCACCGACCCGCTCCGGGACGCGCCCGCGAACTACCGCGTGGCCGACCTCACGTAGCAGCCAGGTCGCGCTCGCCTCAGCGCGTCAGGACGCGGTCTCCTGGCGCGCCGCCGCGTACGCCTCTCGGACCGCCTCGAACGTCTCCCGGTCGCCGCCGTGGTCCGGGTGAACCTCCTTGATGCGCTCCCTGTACGCCGCCTTCACCTCCGCCTGACTGGCCGACGGCGACAGGCCGAGCGTGGCGAAGGCGTCCCGCACGCTGTCCGTCTCCTCGTCCGCATCCTCTTCCGGGTCGCCGAACAACTCCTCCCGGTCCGGCGTCTCGAACGGGAGCCGGCCGCCGAGGTGACTTCCCGGCATCTCGTGTTCGGCGAGCACGACGTACGTGTTCGAGTTTCTGATGCGGAAGTAGTCCGGCGCGTCGAACGTGATGGCGACGTTCCGCCGCGGCAGATAGAACGCGACGTGGGTGCCGGCGACGAAGTGCTCCTCGGCGAACGGTTCGTCAATGGCGCGCAGGTACTCCCGGATCTCCCGGCGGCGCTTCCACTCCCCGGAGCGCTCCCTCGCCGGTTTCACGGGTTCGGTCGGGTAGAGCCACTCGCCGAGGACGAACAGCGCCGCGGCCACCACCGAGGCCGCGCCTGCGATGAGCAGTCCCAGCGCCAGCCACTCCGGCAGCACGCCTAGGTGTGTGCGCTGATTGGGGAAGAATGGTTCGCCGCCTGTCGAGGTGGCGGCGTCGAACGACGGGAGCGGGAGGGGAGTGCGTTACTCCTGGGTGAGCGCCAGGTCCCCCCACGCGACCGTCTCCTGCTCGACGACGTTCGCGGGGTCGAGTTCGGGAGCGCCGAGGACGCGCGTGATGTTCGGCGGCAGATTCCCGGGGGCCGACACGGTGAACGTCTCCGAGGAGAGGTCCGCCGACTCTGGATCGGCGACGACGACCCGCATCACCATCCCGAAGCCGAGGTGGGGGAGACAGAGGAGGTCGTAGACGCCGGGCGTCTCGAACTGGTAGAGCCACGACTCACCGCCGA
Encoded proteins:
- a CDS encoding Crp/Fnr family transcriptional regulator produces the protein MVDVLADKRTATRFRILVEIADRQPAVSQGEIADAVGVTSQAVSEYIRELVEDDLVTKEGRSRYSVTKEGVDWLLRTSADVRRYADRVSEDVLGAVQEDAAVATAAVDSGDTVTLEMRDGLLHATPGGEGPATGVATTDAAADEEVGVTGFEGIIDLDPGEVTVYQVPSVRSGGSDVVDTERLRAAVADADIVLAAGVEAVVALRRVDTEPGVTFAAGEVAAEAASRGQRVVVVAVADQLGRVTDPLRDAPANYRVADLT
- a CDS encoding molecular chaperone; the protein is MLPEWLALGLLIAGAASVVAAALFVLGEWLYPTEPVKPARERSGEWKRRREIREYLRAIDEPFAEEHFVAGTHVAFYLPRRNVAITFDAPDYFRIRNSNTYVVLAEHEMPGSHLGGRLPFETPDREELFGDPEEDADEETDSVRDAFATLGLSPSASQAEVKAAYRERIKEVHPDHGGDRETFEAVREAYAAARQETAS